GCTTATACTTAGTAAAATTCAGTAAACAAACTAGGATATATGTGTCATGCGCAGTGGCCTTGAAAATATTGTCGTCACCGAAACCGTTTTGTCGGATGTCGATGGTCTTTCGGGAAAACTCATCATTCGTGGGCGATCGCTCGATAATCTTGTTCCTCATACCAGTTTTGAGGATTGTATTGAGCTTCTATGGGATGGCTTGTTTGATGACCTTCCCAAGGGAGAGGAACTTCAGCGTGCGCTCGGTGAGGCTCGTGCTCAGATTTTTCATCACACCGATGCAATAGACGATGTGTTGCTTGAACTGCCGCCGATAGAAGTCGTGCGTGCGCTGATGGCCAGAATCCCCGACGGAGATGACCTTACAGCCGCTCTTTATATGGTTGCAGCTCCGGCTGTTTTCACTCCTGCCATTATGCGTATGAAACGTGGACGACAGATGCTGTCTCCCGATCCTTCTCTTCCGCATAGCGTCGACTTTCTACGTATGATGAATGTCAGAATGCCGGAGGAAATTGATGTTCAGGCCCTCAATAGCTACCTCGTATCTGTTTCTGATCACGGTTTGAATGCATCGACCTTCGCTGCCCGTGTGGTTGCTTCGACACAGGCGGGGATGACGTCATCAATTCTGGCCGCAATCGGCGCTTTGAAAGGCCCACTTCACGGCGGAGCACCTGCTCCTGTGCTTGATATGTTGGACGCGATTGGAAATGCCAAGAATGCAGAAGTTTGGCTGGATAGGGCTGTTTCCAAAGGTGAGCGCATAATGGGTTTTGGTCATCGGATTTACCGCATTCGTGATCCCCGGGCCGATGTAATCAAAGCTGCGCTTCATCGCATTATAGAGAGCAAAAACGCTAACAAAGACAGGCTGCATTTGGCTGAAGCGGTGGAAACTGCAGCAATCGCTGTGCTGAATAAGCATAAGCCGGAACGAATGCTGTCAACCAATGTCGAATATTATACGGCTTTACTGCTTGAACAGCTTGATATCCCTCGCGCAGCTTTCACCTCCGTATTTGCCATGGGGCGAACATTGGGTTGGGTTGCACACTGCCGTGAACAAATAAAAGAGAACAAACTTATTCGTCCACAGTCGATCTATGTTGGTCCCAAAATTGATACAGTCACTTAGTTTTACTTCGACATATTTGATCTCAGCCCCTGAGATAAACATTCAGATATATTGAAAATTCTATTTGAGAGACGCGAAGTTATTGGCTTTGCGTCTCTTTTTTAACCGTCATATGTCTGTGACATGAATCGGGTTTTCTACGCTCAAATCCGGGTTGCCATCGGAAGGACAACCAAATGAGCGATGAACAGACTGAGTCAAAGAAATACCGCACTCTGTTTATTTCTGACGTGCATCTTGGCTCCAAAGCGGCTCAGGCCGAACTTTTGCTGGACTTCCTGCGTTGCCATGATGCTGAAACGATCTATCTGGTTGGTGATATCGTTGATGGCTGGCGTTTGCGACGCAACTGGCATTGGCCACAGGAACACAACGATGTTGTGCAGAAGCTTCTGCGCAAAAGCCGCAAGGGCGCGACAATCATTTATATTGCCGGCAACCACGATGAGTTCCTGCGCAATTTTCAGGGTACGCATTTTGGCGGCATCGAAGTGATGAACCGCGCTATTCATGAAGCGGCGGACGGACGTAAATTCCTCGTCATTCACGGCGATCAGTTCGACGTTGTGGTGCGCAATGCACGCTTTATCGCATATCTTGGTGACTGGGCTTACGATACGGCCATCTGGATCAACACGATCATGAGCCGCGTGCGTGCAATGTTTGGTCTGCGTTACTGGTCGTTTTCCGCTTGGGCTAAATTCCGCGTGAAGAAAGCGGTCAACTTCATCGGCAAGTTTGAAGACGTGGTTTCAGAAGAAGCACAACGCATCGGCGTCGATGGCGTTATCTGCGGTCACATCCATCATGCGACCATCGAGAAGATGAACGGCGTTGAATATATCAACACCGGCGATTGGGTAGAAAGCTGCACAGCGGTTGTCGAGCATTTCGATGGACGTATGGAGTTGCTGGAATGGACTGAGCGTCTGGGCCAGAAACCATCACTCCCTGCCGTGCAAGACGCAAATGCAGGCGGAAGAATAATCAGGCTTCCGAGAGCAGCCCGCAAAGCGGTGAATGGCAGCAGATGAAGAAACTGGTCATCGTAACAGACGCCTGGCATCCACAAGTAAATGGCGTTGTGAGAACGCTGGCAAAATGCTGTGAACTGATGACCGAACGTGGCTATGAGGTGATTGTCATCTCTCCACAGGATTACCGTTCGGTACCTTGTCCGACATATCCCGAAATTCGTCTGGCCATGACGACCCCATCGGCCTTCCGCCGACGGCTCGTGAAAATGCAGCCGGACTATGTGCATATCGCTACCGAAGGTCCGCTGGGCTTCATGGCGCGGCGTGCATGTCTTAAAATGGGTTGGAACTTTACGACAAGCTTTCACACCCGCTTTCCTGAATATCTTCAGGACAGGTTTCCAATTCCGCCAAAGTGGACTTACGCGTTCTTGCGCCGCTTTCATAATGCGGCGTCCCATACACTTGTTCCAACCCAATCAATCCTCGACGATTTGCATGGACGTGGTTTTACAGGGCTGGAGCTTTGGACCCGCGGTGTTGATCGCACGCTTTTTCATCCACGCGACGATGTTAAAAGGGACCTGCCGCAGCCGGTCTTTATCTGCGTCGGACGCGTCGCTACAGAAAAGAACCTGCCAGCATTTCTGGAGTTGAAACTGCCGGGAACGAAATTGATCGTCGGCGACGGTCCGGCACTCGACGATTTGAAAACCCGTTTTCCGGAAACCGTTTTCATTGGCAAGAAAGAGGGCAAGGACCTCGCGCGTGTCTATGCATCGGCGGATGTGTTTGTGTTTCCGAGCAGAACCGACACGTTTGGCCTCGTTCTGCTGGAAGCCATTTCGTCGGGCCTGCCTGTGGCGGCATTTCCCGTACCGGGATCATCCGATGTTGTGGGCGCAACAGGAGCGGGGGTTTTGTCCGAAGATTTGCATGAAGCATGCATTGCGGCACTTGAAATGCCAGCCTTTGATCCCGCTGAAGTGCTCAAGCCTTTCACATGGGAAGCCTGTGCGGACATCTTCGAAAACGTTCTGTCGTCAACGAAGAGTGTCGCACAACCTTTCAGCAGAACCGAGAATCAACCCCAGACAGTCGCCTCTGGCGGATAAACCAATGCCCCGTCATAGCGCAGTCCTGGATCACGGTCGTGTGCCAATAACAGCGGACCGTCCAGGTCAACGACATCGGCTTTCTGCGCAAGCAAAACGGCAGGCGCCATGCCAAGCGATGTACCAACCATACAGCCAACCATGATTTGCAGTCCGAGCGAAGTAGCCTTTTCGCGCATAATCAAACCTTCGGTCAGGCCACCAGCCTTATCGAGCTTGATATTCACGGCATCATAACGCTTGGCGAGATCTTCCAAACCGACAGACGTATGAACGCTTTCATCGGCGCATATAATCACCGGGCGTTCGATGCGGCTTAGAATATCATCTTTACCGGCGGGCAGGGGCTGTTCAATCAGAACCACGCCTGCTTTGGCTGCGGCAGCCATATTTTCTTCGATATTATCTTCAGTCCAGCCTTCATTTGCATCGATAATGATGCGGCTGTTTGGAGCCGCATCGGCAACTGCGTGAATACGCTCGATATCGTTGTCGCCGCCCATTTTCACTTTGATTAGAGGGTAATGCGCGACCTTCGCAGTCGATTCCGCCATTTCTTCGGGCGTTCCGAGCGACACTGTAATGGCGGTTTCCAGCGCCCGCGTCGGTGTGCCAAGTGTATCGGCGACACTCTTGCCAGAGAGTTTGGCTTCCAAATCCCACATTGCACAATCAACCGCATTGCGGGCTGCACCTGCTGGCATGAGCGTCTGAATATCCTGACGTGTGGCACCGCTTTCAATAGCTGAGCGCACGGCTTCAATTTGTTCGCTTACGCTCTCAATTGATTCGCTATAGCGTGCATATGGAACGCATTCGCCGCGCCCCAATAGGCCATTATGCCCGATCTCGCATACGATCACTGCGGCTTCAGTCTTCGAGCCGCGGGAGATTGTGAATTTCCCGGCGATGGGATAGCGTTCATGAATGATTTTCAAGCTATTGTGCATGGATATGCCCTTTAGG
The Ochrobactrum sp. BTU1 DNA segment above includes these coding regions:
- a CDS encoding citrate synthase/methylcitrate synthase, coding for MRSGLENIVVTETVLSDVDGLSGKLIIRGRSLDNLVPHTSFEDCIELLWDGLFDDLPKGEELQRALGEARAQIFHHTDAIDDVLLELPPIEVVRALMARIPDGDDLTAALYMVAAPAVFTPAIMRMKRGRQMLSPDPSLPHSVDFLRMMNVRMPEEIDVQALNSYLVSVSDHGLNASTFAARVVASTQAGMTSSILAAIGALKGPLHGGAPAPVLDMLDAIGNAKNAEVWLDRAVSKGERIMGFGHRIYRIRDPRADVIKAALHRIIESKNANKDRLHLAEAVETAAIAVLNKHKPERMLSTNVEYYTALLLEQLDIPRAAFTSVFAMGRTLGWVAHCREQIKENKLIRPQSIYVGPKIDTVT
- a CDS encoding UDP-2,3-diacylglucosamine diphosphatase, with amino-acid sequence MSDEQTESKKYRTLFISDVHLGSKAAQAELLLDFLRCHDAETIYLVGDIVDGWRLRRNWHWPQEHNDVVQKLLRKSRKGATIIYIAGNHDEFLRNFQGTHFGGIEVMNRAIHEAADGRKFLVIHGDQFDVVVRNARFIAYLGDWAYDTAIWINTIMSRVRAMFGLRYWSFSAWAKFRVKKAVNFIGKFEDVVSEEAQRIGVDGVICGHIHHATIEKMNGVEYINTGDWVESCTAVVEHFDGRMELLEWTERLGQKPSLPAVQDANAGGRIIRLPRAARKAVNGSR
- a CDS encoding glycosyltransferase family 1 protein, yielding MKKLVIVTDAWHPQVNGVVRTLAKCCELMTERGYEVIVISPQDYRSVPCPTYPEIRLAMTTPSAFRRRLVKMQPDYVHIATEGPLGFMARRACLKMGWNFTTSFHTRFPEYLQDRFPIPPKWTYAFLRRFHNAASHTLVPTQSILDDLHGRGFTGLELWTRGVDRTLFHPRDDVKRDLPQPVFICVGRVATEKNLPAFLELKLPGTKLIVGDGPALDDLKTRFPETVFIGKKEGKDLARVYASADVFVFPSRTDTFGLVLLEAISSGLPVAAFPVPGSSDVVGATGAGVLSEDLHEACIAALEMPAFDPAEVLKPFTWEACADIFENVLSSTKSVAQPFSRTENQPQTVASGG
- a CDS encoding dipeptide epimerase; translation: MHNSLKIIHERYPIAGKFTISRGSKTEAAVIVCEIGHNGLLGRGECVPYARYSESIESVSEQIEAVRSAIESGATRQDIQTLMPAGAARNAVDCAMWDLEAKLSGKSVADTLGTPTRALETAITVSLGTPEEMAESTAKVAHYPLIKVKMGGDNDIERIHAVADAAPNSRIIIDANEGWTEDNIEENMAAAAKAGVVLIEQPLPAGKDDILSRIERPVIICADESVHTSVGLEDLAKRYDAVNIKLDKAGGLTEGLIMREKATSLGLQIMVGCMVGTSLGMAPAVLLAQKADVVDLDGPLLLAHDRDPGLRYDGALVYPPEATVWG